Sequence from the Catenuloplanes indicus genome:
GGAGCCGTAGGACAGCCGGTCGAACGTCTGCCCGCCGCCCGCGGCCACCGGCGCCGCGGTCCCGGCCGGGTCCAGCGTCAGCGAGGCCGCACCGGTGCCGGCCGTCACCGCGCCGTCCGGCATGGTGAACGCGACGTCGTACCGGCCGCCAGCGGCCAGCGGCAGCGCCGTGCCGGGCTCCAGCGGCGTGGCACCCTCGATCGGGTTGCCGTCGTGCGCCACCACCGTGAACGGCACGCCGGAGACCCGCACCGCCTGCGGCTCGCGCGAGCTGTTCATCAGGCGCAGCAGCACCTCCCGGCCGGCCGGCACCGCCTGGTGCGCGGGCCGGTCGTCGCGGTCCAGCGCGGCGGACTCGCCGTCGCCGGGCCACACGTGCGTGAAGACGGTCCGCTCGAACCGGTCCGCGGCCGGCGCGTCCGCCACGATCAGCGCGCCGAACAGTCCCTTCTGGACGTTCTCCGAGCCGTCCCGGTGCGTGTGGTACCAGTAGCTGCCCTCGCGCGTCGCGACGAACCGGTAGACGTGCCGCCCGCCCGGCATGACCGCGTCCTGGGTCACGCCCGGCACGCCGTCCTCCGCGTTCGGCACGTCGACGCCGTGCCAGTGCAGCGTGACGCCCTCGGCCACGTCCGTGTTGATCAGCGTCACCTCGACCAGCTGACCCTTGGCCACCCGCAGCTCCGGTCCCGGCGCGGTGCCGTTGAACGTCAACCCCTCCACGGTACGGCCGGAGGCCAGCGTGACCGGGCCGCGCGCCGCGGTCATCGTGAACCGGACGTCCGGCTCCCGGTCCCGCGGCCCGGTCAGCTGGTCCACGCTCACCTGCCCGCCGCCGTGCTGGTGGGCGCCGGCGGCCGCGCTGTTGGTCCGCTCCGTGACCACCAGCGTGACCGCCGGGATCATCAACGCGAACACGCCCAGCCACGGCATCGTGGCCAGGCGCGAGCCGGTCCCGCGCCAGCGGTCGATCATCGCGGACAGTCCCGCGACCGCGGCCAGCGCCAGCACCGAGCCGGTGACCACGAACGCGGCGTCG
This genomic interval carries:
- a CDS encoding multicopper oxidase family protein, with translation MTDLVLATLVLVAAPVAGVRRASRWLYVLAALVAARVAVAGLLATGGLLLADSRLVSQIPLAVLPLAWAMWRPGRIATHVAAAGALLSVWWLLVPFAPGDAAFVVTGSVLALAAVAGLSAMIDRWRGTGSRLATMPWLGVFALMIPAVTLVVTERTNSAAAGAHQHGGGQVSVDQLTGPRDREPDVRFTMTAARGPVTLASGRTVEGLTFNGTAPGPELRVAKGQLVEVTLINTDVAEGVTLHWHGVDVPNAEDGVPGVTQDAVMPGGRHVYRFVATREGSYWYHTHRDGSENVQKGLFGALIVADAPAADRFERTVFTHVWPGDGESAALDRDDRPAHQAVPAGREVLLRLMNSSREPQAVRVSGVPFTVVAHDGNPIEGATPLEPGTALPLAAGGRYDVAFTMPDGAVTAGTGAASLTLDPAGTAAPVAAGGGQTFDRLSYGSGAAPAATTHQRTFDLRLDDGFGFSQGTFGWVSSSINGRLYPAVPTLEVARGDRVKVRIASRSIVDHPFHLHGHRVRVLSRNGAPVTGSPWWTDTLNVGSGELYEVEFAATNPGIWMDHCHNFEHGANGMIMHVAYAGVSTPYSSDHSPE